A region of Desulfolithobacter dissulfuricans DNA encodes the following proteins:
- the dacB gene encoding D-alanyl-D-alanine carboxypeptidase/D-alanyl-D-alanine endopeptidase: MADHRGRIVSSCRPDTPFIPASVIKIPTALAALHILGREYRFRTEFFQDTQNNLYIKGYGDPLLTSEEVALILTRLGEHNVREINSIFIDDSAFALSRQTPGLGKSANPYDAPVGAVFVNFNTVDIIVDGDGKVRSGEEQTPTLPIMRSLALGQEHRLSSTQTSVVPTHYRVNICQNGCEPREQMARLTAELFRGLQQQSGIPGTGRWARKRVPPDARLVYTHQNSRDLGGVIASMLKFSSNVIANAVYLSCGANRFGYPATWEKAHRAVTEALQAELGADTAAAIIQKEGSGLSRDNRVTARAMLRVLHAFAPYKDLLDSRRGIFLKSGTLEGVYNYAGYLEDGRPFVILLNQQDNTRKTVLARLRQSQCN; this comes from the coding sequence GTGGCAGACCACAGGGGACGGATTGTCAGTTCCTGCCGGCCTGACACCCCGTTTATCCCCGCCTCTGTCATCAAGATCCCCACTGCCCTGGCAGCCCTGCACATTCTTGGCAGAGAATACCGTTTCCGGACGGAATTTTTTCAGGACACCCAAAACAATCTCTACATAAAGGGCTATGGCGACCCTTTGCTGACTTCGGAGGAGGTTGCCCTGATTCTGACTCGCCTTGGCGAGCACAATGTGCGGGAGATAAATAGTATCTTTATTGATGATTCCGCCTTTGCCCTGTCCAGGCAGACACCGGGCCTCGGCAAGAGCGCCAATCCCTATGATGCGCCGGTTGGTGCTGTATTTGTTAATTTCAATACCGTTGACATCATTGTAGATGGGGATGGAAAGGTACGTTCCGGTGAGGAGCAGACGCCGACCCTGCCGATCATGCGCTCCCTGGCCCTCGGGCAGGAGCACCGTCTGTCTTCGACACAGACGTCTGTCGTTCCGACACACTACCGGGTCAATATCTGTCAAAACGGCTGCGAGCCCCGGGAGCAGATGGCCCGGCTGACGGCCGAGCTGTTCCGCGGCCTGCAGCAGCAGTCTGGTATCCCCGGAACGGGCCGCTGGGCAAGAAAACGAGTACCTCCGGATGCCAGGCTTGTTTATACACACCAAAATTCCAGAGATCTTGGCGGGGTGATTGCTTCGATGCTCAAATTTTCCAGTAATGTCATTGCCAATGCAGTGTACCTGAGCTGCGGCGCCAACCGTTTTGGTTATCCGGCCACCTGGGAAAAGGCACATCGTGCTGTGACCGAGGCCCTGCAGGCAGAGCTCGGAGCTGATACCGCGGCGGCGATCATCCAGAAGGAAGGTTCCGGCCTGTCCCGTGACAACCGGGTTACCGCCAGGGCTATGCTTCGGGTCCTGCACGCCTTTGCTCCATACAAAGACCTGCTCGACTCCCGCAGGGGGATATTCCTGAAGTCCGGAACCCTGGAGGGCGTATACAACTACGCAGGATACCTGGAGGATGGCCGTCCCTTTGTCATTTTGCTCAACCAGCAGGACAACACCAGAAAAACGGTACTGGCACGTCTACGCCAAAGCCAGTGTAATTGA
- a CDS encoding TrpB-like pyridoxal phosphate-dependent enzyme — translation MKKIILREDEMPTRWYNVVPDIPGGLQPPLDPETKEPMGPEKLSAVFPMALLEQEMSSEPWIDIPEEVLEVYKIWRPSPLVRARKLEEALGTRAKIFFKNEGVSPVGSHKPNSAVAQAYYNKREGVKRLATETGAGQWGSALSLATSKFGLECKVYMVRVSFDQKPYRKSIMQTFGADIVASPSQDTNTGRAILEKDPDTPGSLGIAISEALEDAAIHDDTNYALGSVLNHVVLHQSIIGLEAKKQMEIAGEYPDVIVGCCGGGSNFAGLLAPFVPDYLEGKKIRFVGYEPASCPSMTAGKLAYDSGDVAMMTPLLYMYTLGHDFMPPGIHAGGLRYHGMAPIVSALIRDNIVEPKSVHQLECFEAGVLFAKTEGIIPAPETTHAIRGAIIEAMKDPDEPKTILFNFSGHGLIDMAAYDSYFAGELHDYSYPKEQIEKSLARLPNVSKTDEID, via the coding sequence ATGAAAAAAATCATTCTGCGTGAAGACGAGATGCCCACCCGCTGGTATAACGTGGTGCCCGATATTCCCGGTGGCCTCCAGCCGCCCCTGGACCCCGAGACCAAGGAGCCCATGGGCCCGGAAAAACTATCCGCCGTCTTTCCCATGGCCCTGCTCGAGCAGGAGATGAGCAGCGAGCCGTGGATCGATATCCCCGAGGAAGTGCTGGAGGTCTACAAGATCTGGCGTCCCTCCCCCCTGGTCCGGGCCCGGAAGCTGGAAGAGGCCCTGGGCACCAGGGCGAAGATCTTTTTCAAGAACGAGGGGGTCTCGCCGGTGGGCAGCCACAAGCCCAACTCGGCCGTGGCCCAGGCCTATTATAATAAGCGTGAAGGGGTAAAGCGGCTCGCCACCGAGACCGGTGCCGGCCAGTGGGGATCCGCCTTATCGCTGGCCACCTCCAAGTTCGGTCTGGAGTGCAAGGTGTACATGGTGCGGGTTTCTTTTGATCAGAAACCGTACAGAAAATCCATCATGCAGACCTTTGGCGCCGATATCGTGGCCAGTCCGAGTCAGGATACCAATACCGGCCGGGCCATCCTTGAAAAGGATCCTGATACGCCGGGCTCTCTGGGGATTGCCATTTCCGAGGCCCTGGAGGATGCAGCCATCCATGACGACACCAATTACGCACTCGGGTCTGTATTGAACCATGTGGTGCTGCACCAGTCCATTATTGGCCTGGAAGCCAAAAAACAGATGGAAATTGCGGGCGAGTATCCGGACGTGATCGTCGGTTGCTGTGGCGGTGGCTCCAACTTTGCCGGGCTGCTGGCCCCCTTTGTCCCGGATTACCTGGAAGGGAAGAAAATTCGTTTCGTGGGCTATGAGCCAGCCTCCTGTCCGTCCATGACCGCTGGCAAGCTTGCCTATGATTCCGGTGACGTGGCCATGATGACCCCGCTTCTCTACATGTACACTCTGGGCCATGATTTCATGCCCCCGGGTATCCATGCCGGTGGCCTGCGCTACCATGGTATGGCGCCCATCGTCTCGGCCCTTATCCGGGATAATATCGTCGAGCCAAAAAGCGTCCATCAGCTCGAATGCTTCGAGGCCGGGGTCCTGTTCGCCAAGACTGAAGGTATCATTCCTGCACCCGAGACCACCCACGCCATCCGCGGTGCTATTATCGAAGCCATGAAAGATCCCGACGAGCCCAAGACCATTCTTTTTAACTTTTCAGGCCATGGTCTCATCGATATGGCAGCCTATGACAGTTATTTTGCCGGTGAACTCCATGATTACTCCTATCCAAAGGAGCAGATCGAGAAGTCCCTAGCCAGGCTGCCGAACGTGTCGAAGACAGACGAAATCGACTGA